A stretch of the Streptococcus himalayensis genome encodes the following:
- the efeO gene encoding iron uptake system protein EfeO: MKKLGIVLVSVALLTACTPATQEKQATSESTMVQVSQQALDKATADYKAFVEEQIGQLLTDTENFAQLLKDGKLEEAKKVYPVIRMAYERSEPIAESFGESDVKIDFRLVDYMEENKTEEGWSGFHRIEKILWEENTTTGTEQYADQLVNDIKELKAKIATVEVTPEMMLTGAVDLLNEVATSKITGEEEVYSHTDLYDFKANIEGAEKIFELFKPSLENKDASLVTTLEKEFKNVNGLLDQYMTDDTHYKLYTDLSKEDTKKLAEAVTKLGEPLSQMGIILDGK, translated from the coding sequence ATGAAAAAACTTGGTATTGTTTTAGTATCGGTAGCTTTATTGACCGCATGCACACCTGCAACACAAGAAAAGCAGGCAACAAGTGAAAGCACAATGGTTCAAGTGAGTCAACAAGCATTGGACAAAGCAACGGCTGATTACAAGGCATTTGTAGAAGAGCAGATTGGACAATTGTTGACCGATACGGAAAATTTTGCCCAATTACTCAAAGATGGCAAATTAGAAGAAGCGAAGAAAGTCTATCCAGTCATTCGGATGGCCTATGAGCGTTCAGAACCGATTGCAGAAAGCTTTGGCGAATCAGATGTGAAAATTGATTTCCGCTTGGTTGACTACATGGAAGAGAATAAGACTGAGGAAGGTTGGTCAGGTTTCCACCGCATTGAAAAGATTCTTTGGGAAGAAAATACCACAACAGGTACGGAACAGTATGCGGATCAATTGGTCAATGACATCAAGGAATTAAAAGCGAAAATTGCGACTGTTGAAGTGACACCTGAGATGATGTTGACAGGAGCCGTTGATTTGCTCAACGAAGTAGCTACAAGCAAGATTACCGGGGAAGAAGAAGTGTATTCCCACACAGACTTATATGATTTCAAAGCCAACATTGAAGGAGCAGAGAAGATTTTTGAACTCTTTAAGCCAAGCTTGGAGAATAAAGATGCTAGTCTTGTTACGACTCTTGAAAAAGAATTCAAGAATGTGAATGGTCTGCTGGATCAATACATGACAGATGATACGCATTATAAACTCTACACAGATTTGAGTAAGGAAGACACCAAAAAACTAGCTGAGGCTGTGACCAAACTCGGTGAGCCACTGTCTCAAATGGGGATTATCTTGGACGGGAAGTAA
- a CDS encoding MFS transporter: MKKNSTPIVLGLIMLGAVMRVPITAIPPILTDIATGLGVPVSQLGILTSLPLIMFALCSSLAPLLAKKFGNEWLITLVLTTMLLGSVMRIVNLPFLFIGTMLLGAGIAVINVLLPSLVSTYFPKQVGRYTTLYITTMGAMATVGSVVAVPAVSASSWKTFILLLTAVIGLALVVWLPNLSRQSRAKRKKEGVVLPSMWTNKTAWIFLIFGGLQSLIYYTELTWLPTMARTAGLTGSEAGILAGIFSFISIPISMVTPTIVARLKKEERAKVMLGVSSIMVVGLLLILIAPGNFMMWLVIHLLLGASVSVLFPYLMLSLSLKTSTTQATAQLSGMVQTGGYLIAATGPVFLGYSYSRFGSWHPLVLILLLVTLLMMWTIVLIEKKETIA, translated from the coding sequence ATGAAGAAGAATTCAACACCCATCGTTCTTGGCTTGATTATGCTAGGAGCTGTGATGCGGGTGCCTATTACGGCTATTCCGCCTATTTTAACAGATATTGCGACAGGACTGGGGGTGCCTGTCAGTCAATTAGGCATCTTGACCTCGCTTCCCCTCATCATGTTTGCCCTGTGTTCCTCCTTGGCACCGCTCCTTGCTAAGAAGTTCGGCAATGAATGGCTGATCACTCTGGTCTTAACTACGATGTTATTAGGGTCTGTGATGAGAATTGTCAATCTACCATTTTTATTTATAGGAACTATGTTGTTGGGGGCAGGGATTGCAGTGATCAATGTTTTATTGCCCAGTTTGGTTTCGACTTATTTTCCAAAGCAAGTCGGTCGTTACACGACGCTTTACATCACTACAATGGGAGCTATGGCGACGGTTGGTTCGGTTGTGGCTGTGCCGGCTGTATCCGCTAGTTCTTGGAAGACGTTTATCCTTCTTTTAACAGCGGTGATTGGTCTAGCCTTGGTTGTTTGGTTGCCCAACCTAAGCAGACAAAGTCGAGCAAAACGCAAAAAAGAAGGAGTTGTTCTTCCCTCGATGTGGACCAATAAAACAGCATGGATTTTTCTGATTTTTGGCGGTCTTCAGTCTCTTATTTACTATACAGAGTTAACATGGTTGCCAACGATGGCGAGAACGGCTGGTTTGACCGGCTCTGAGGCTGGCATTTTAGCTGGTATTTTTAGCTTTATCAGTATTCCCATTTCTATGGTAACGCCGACAATCGTTGCGCGATTGAAAAAAGAAGAGCGGGCAAAAGTCATGCTTGGTGTCTCTTCTATCATGGTTGTAGGCTTGCTCCTTATTCTCATTGCGCCAGGGAATTTTATGATGTGGCTCGTGATTCATTTGCTCCTTGGGGCTTCAGTCAGTGTGCTCTTTCCTTATTTGATGCTCTCGCTATCCCTCAAAACCAGCACAACTCAGGCTACTGCCCAGCTTTCTGGTATGGTTCAAACAGGCGGGTACTTGATTGCAGCGACAGGACCAGTCTTTTTGGGGTATAGCTATTCTCGCTTTGGTTCATGGCATCCTTTGGTGCTGATTTTACTCCTTGTAACCTTATTGATGATGTGGACCATTGTCCTGATTGAGAAAAAAGAAACCATTGCTTAG
- the glmM gene encoding phosphoglucosamine mutase, translating to MGKYFGTDGVRGEANVELTPELAFKLGRFGGYVLSQHEQDVPRVFVGRDTRISGEMLEHALIAGLLSVGIQVYKLGVIATPAVAYLVKSEKASAGVMISASHNPALDNGIKFFGGDGYKLDDDRELEIEALLDAEEDILPRPSAQGLGHVMDYPEGLRKYQQYLVSTGLALDGMHVALDTANGAAATSARQIFADLGAELSVIGETPDGLNINHQVGSTHPEALQDLVKESGAAIGLAFDGDSDRLIAVDETGTIVDGDKIMYIIGKYMAEKGMLAQNTIVTTVMSNLGFHKALDREGIRKTVTAVGDRYVVEEMRKSGYNLGGEQSGHVVIMDYNTTGDGQLSGVQLTKIMKETGKTLSELASEVMIYPQKLVNIRVENAMKDKAMEVPAIKAIIEQMEEEMAGNGRILVRPSGTEPLLRVMAEAPTDEAVDYYVDTIVEVVRKEIGIE from the coding sequence ATGGGAAAATATTTTGGAACGGACGGGGTTCGCGGTGAGGCCAATGTTGAGTTGACACCAGAGCTGGCCTTTAAATTAGGTCGTTTTGGAGGCTACGTCTTGAGTCAGCATGAACAAGATGTTCCGCGGGTTTTTGTCGGGCGTGACACTCGGATTTCCGGAGAAATGTTGGAGCACGCCTTGATTGCGGGGCTTTTGTCTGTAGGTATTCAAGTTTATAAATTAGGAGTTATTGCAACGCCGGCAGTGGCCTATCTCGTGAAATCTGAAAAAGCGAGTGCGGGCGTGATGATTTCAGCCAGCCACAATCCTGCTCTTGATAATGGGATTAAGTTTTTCGGTGGAGATGGCTATAAGCTCGATGACGACCGTGAGTTGGAAATCGAAGCCCTTTTAGATGCTGAAGAAGATATCCTTCCTCGTCCAAGTGCTCAAGGTTTAGGGCACGTTATGGATTATCCAGAAGGTTTGCGTAAGTACCAACAATACCTTGTTTCCACAGGTCTTGCTTTGGATGGCATGCATGTGGCCTTGGATACTGCAAATGGTGCTGCAGCAACCAGTGCTCGACAAATTTTTGCAGACCTTGGAGCAGAACTCAGTGTCATTGGTGAAACTCCAGATGGTTTGAATATCAACCATCAGGTAGGTTCTACCCATCCTGAAGCCCTTCAAGATTTGGTCAAAGAAAGTGGGGCAGCGATTGGTCTTGCCTTTGATGGGGATAGCGACCGCTTGATTGCTGTTGATGAGACGGGAACCATCGTGGATGGTGATAAAATCATGTATATCATTGGGAAGTACATGGCTGAAAAAGGAATGTTAGCTCAAAATACGATCGTCACAACCGTAATGTCTAATCTCGGTTTCCATAAGGCCTTGGATCGCGAAGGCATTCGCAAGACAGTGACGGCTGTCGGAGACCGCTATGTAGTCGAAGAAATGCGAAAATCTGGCTACAATCTAGGTGGTGAGCAATCTGGACATGTGGTCATCATGGATTATAATACCACAGGAGATGGACAATTAAGTGGGGTTCAGTTGACTAAAATCATGAAAGAAACAGGCAAAACCCTTTCTGAATTAGCGAGTGAAGTGATGATTTATCCACAAAAATTAGTCAATATCCGTGTGGAAAACGCCATGAAAGATAAGGCGATGGAAGTTCCTGCTATTAAAGCCATTATTGAACAAATGGAAGAAGAGATGGCTGGAAATGGTCGTATCTTAGTGCGACCAAGTGGAACAGAGCCTCTTCTTCGGGTCATGGCAGAAGCGCCGACTGATGAAGCAGTTGATTACTATGTGGATACGATTGTAGAAGTTGTCCGCAAGGAAATTGGCATTGAGTAA
- a CDS encoding CdaR family protein, which produces MKAKKIWYIISSLFFALVLFIYASSSNYQNNTNARQTKSETYTNTLPNVPIETRYDSDEYFVSGLSTDVSVVLTGSNRLTLASEMQESTRRFKVVADLSGKGDGTIEVPLKIENLPSGLTATLNPDKISVRIGKKASKTVKVKFSYEPTQVASGILIDSISLGEKEVVVTSDEATLERIDHVEALLPVNEVISGNYSATLSLQAVDENREILSSVVTPLETTVKVTVKTISSSSSSSSDFSTTSSSSSH; this is translated from the coding sequence ATGAAAGCAAAAAAAATCTGGTATATCATCTCCTCCCTCTTTTTTGCCCTAGTTCTATTTATCTATGCAAGCTCCAGTAATTACCAAAATAATACCAATGCACGTCAGACCAAGTCAGAGACCTATACCAATACCTTGCCAAATGTACCGATTGAGACGCGTTATGATAGTGATGAGTATTTTGTCAGTGGTCTATCAACGGATGTTTCTGTAGTCTTGACGGGTTCAAATCGCTTGACGCTAGCCAGCGAGATGCAAGAGAGCACCCGCAGATTTAAGGTGGTAGCGGATCTCTCAGGCAAGGGAGATGGGACCATAGAAGTGCCATTGAAGATTGAGAATTTGCCGAGCGGCTTGACAGCTACCCTGAATCCCGATAAAATAAGTGTCAGGATTGGGAAGAAGGCTAGTAAAACGGTGAAAGTCAAATTCAGCTATGAGCCGACTCAAGTAGCGTCAGGCATTCTGATTGATTCGATTAGTTTGGGCGAGAAGGAAGTTGTTGTCACCAGCGATGAAGCGACTTTGGAGCGGATTGACCATGTCGAGGCCCTGTTGCCTGTTAACGAGGTGATTTCAGGGAATTACTCTGCCACCCTATCCTTGCAGGCGGTTGATGAAAATCGTGAAATTTTATCAAGTGTGGTCACACCGCTTGAAACGACTGTTAAGGTGACGGTGAAAACGATCAGTTCCAGCTCAAGTAGCTCGTCTGATTTCAGCACCACATCATCCAGCAGTTCACATTAG
- the cdaA gene encoding diadenylate cyclase CdaA, whose product MNFQQLSNLQYWASLFSGPWSLIINVIDILIVTWLLYHFSKAIAGTKIMILVRGVLVFILAQILANAIGLVTVSWLINQVITYGAIAAVVIFTPEIRTGLERLGRATELFATAPISVEEKMIQAFVKSVAYMSPRKIGALVAIQGSRTLQEYISTGIPLDADISGELLINIFIPNTPLHDGAVIVANHKIAVSCAYLPLTESTGISKEFGTRHRAAIGLSEVSDAFTFIVSEETGGISVTHNGVFKHDLSLDEFEAELRKVLLNEQPKTQSWYKKWIKGGKV is encoded by the coding sequence ATGAATTTTCAACAATTGTCCAATTTACAGTATTGGGCGAGTCTATTTTCAGGTCCTTGGAGTTTAATCATCAATGTTATTGATATTTTGATAGTTACCTGGTTGTTGTACCATTTTTCAAAGGCCATTGCAGGCACGAAAATCATGATTTTAGTGCGTGGAGTGCTGGTTTTTATTTTGGCACAAATTCTAGCGAATGCGATAGGACTTGTGACGGTATCCTGGCTTATTAACCAAGTGATTACCTATGGAGCCATCGCTGCGGTTGTGATTTTCACGCCAGAGATTCGGACGGGATTAGAGCGGTTGGGGAGAGCCACAGAGCTGTTTGCTACGGCACCTATTAGTGTAGAAGAAAAGATGATCCAAGCCTTTGTCAAATCCGTTGCTTATATGAGCCCGCGTAAAATTGGGGCCTTGGTCGCTATTCAGGGAAGTCGAACTTTGCAGGAATATATATCGACTGGCATTCCGTTAGATGCGGATATCTCAGGAGAATTGTTGATCAATATTTTTATTCCCAATACGCCTTTGCACGATGGGGCTGTGATTGTGGCCAATCATAAAATCGCAGTTTCTTGTGCCTATTTGCCGCTGACAGAAAGCACTGGTATCTCAAAGGAATTTGGGACCAGACACAGGGCTGCTATTGGTTTGTCCGAAGTATCAGATGCCTTTACCTTTATCGTTTCAGAAGAAACAGGTGGCATTTCTGTGACCCATAACGGTGTTTTCAAACATGATTTAAGCTTAGATGAATTTGAAGCGGAATTGCGCAAAGTCTTATTGAATGAACAGCCAAAAACGCAATCCTGGTACAAAAAATGGATTAAAGGAGGAAAAGTATGA
- the murT gene encoding lipid II isoglutaminyl synthase subunit MurT, which translates to MKINTVFGKLAGKTSQAILKQLGRGSTLPGKIALHFDKDILQSLAADYEIVVITGTNGKTLTTALTVGILSEAFGTVVTNPSGANMITGITTTFLSAKKSKTGKPIAVLEIDEASLSRICDYIKPSLFVLTNIFKDQMDRYGEIYTTYQMILDAIRKVPSATVLMNGDSPLFNSVSLDNPIQYYGFDTQKTEPQLAHYNTEGILCPKCDHILKYRLNTYANLGDYSCQNCSFARPALDYKVTQLSKLTHQSSDFVIDGQAYHINIGGLYNIYNALAAVSIAQFFKVEPRIIKQGFEKSRAVFGRQETFKLGQTECTLVLIKNPVGATQALEMISLAPFSFSLSVLLNANYADGIDTSWIWDAEFERIMEMEIPAINAGGVRHSEIARRLRVTGYQPEQITEHATISEILETIKTQETKHAYILATYTAMLEIRELLAEQGIIRKEMD; encoded by the coding sequence ATGAAGATAAATACAGTATTTGGAAAACTAGCGGGAAAAACTTCCCAAGCAATTTTAAAACAACTCGGACGTGGCTCTACCCTTCCCGGGAAAATTGCCCTTCATTTTGACAAGGATATTCTACAAAGTCTAGCGGCAGACTATGAAATCGTAGTCATCACAGGAACCAACGGAAAAACCCTCACCACAGCCCTGACAGTCGGTATTTTGTCAGAAGCTTTTGGGACAGTCGTGACCAATCCTAGCGGTGCCAATATGATTACTGGCATCACCACCACTTTTTTGAGTGCAAAAAAAAGTAAGACTGGAAAACCTATTGCGGTTCTTGAAATTGACGAGGCCAGCTTGTCACGGATTTGCGACTACATCAAACCAAGCCTCTTTGTTCTGACAAATATTTTCAAGGACCAAATGGACCGTTACGGAGAAATCTACACAACCTATCAAATGATTTTAGATGCTATCCGAAAAGTGCCTTCTGCAACGGTTTTGATGAACGGAGACAGTCCCTTGTTTAACTCGGTTTCCTTAGACAATCCAATCCAATATTATGGCTTTGATACACAAAAAACAGAGCCGCAATTGGCTCATTATAATACCGAAGGTATTTTATGTCCTAAGTGCGACCACATCCTCAAATATCGCTTAAATACCTATGCCAATCTTGGAGATTATAGCTGCCAAAATTGTAGCTTTGCTCGCCCAGCCCTTGATTATAAGGTGACGCAACTCAGCAAATTAACCCACCAAAGTTCTGACTTTGTGATTGATGGGCAAGCCTATCACATCAATATCGGTGGTCTCTACAATATCTATAATGCCCTTGCAGCCGTTTCAATTGCCCAATTTTTCAAGGTAGAACCACGTATTATCAAACAAGGCTTTGAAAAAAGTCGTGCTGTCTTTGGTCGCCAAGAAACCTTCAAGCTTGGTCAAACGGAATGTACCTTAGTCCTTATTAAAAATCCTGTCGGAGCAACTCAGGCTCTAGAAATGATTAGCCTTGCTCCCTTTTCCTTTAGTCTATCGGTTCTCCTCAATGCTAATTATGCAGATGGGATTGATACTAGTTGGATTTGGGATGCAGAGTTTGAACGCATCATGGAAATGGAAATTCCTGCAATCAACGCTGGAGGTGTCAGACACTCAGAAATCGCAAGACGTTTACGGGTAACAGGCTATCAACCTGAGCAGATTACTGAACATGCAACGATTTCAGAGATTCTAGAAACCATTAAGACACAAGAAACCAAACACGCCTATATTCTAGCCACCTACACAGCCATGCTGGAAATACGCGAATTACTAGCAGAACAAGGTATCATTAGAAAGGAGATGGACTAA